A genomic segment from Sparus aurata chromosome 20, fSpaAur1.1, whole genome shotgun sequence encodes:
- the LOC115571809 gene encoding ankyrin repeat domain-containing protein 1-like isoform X2 encodes MKPPHQLQYFLLLLLDADMEPQRPEPISWEDEGEEEEEEEEVIVLEDGGYESSVSREKQDAVTCSGNTSADRPISLKTDKSGRLLLETPDDLQNLLLLRKTKREQKAAVRKPAAAPPAVQTVPYYVDEDDFFKACDQKQLLVIDRYLSTGGDVNACDTFQHTGLHRASAQGHTEVVSKLMEAGLNLHSRDKLRSTCLHSACRGGHLSVLKLLLEHGADLTATDKLDSTPLHVSVRTGHFDCVEHLINCGAEINTQDREGDTPLHDAVRLNRCKIIQLLLLHGADTHITNQDGRCPLDGVLEWQNETKTLLDAQNDRK; translated from the exons ACCTGAGCCAATCAGCTGGGAGGACGAgggcgaggaagaggaggaagaggaggaagtgatCGTG ctggaggacggAGGCTACGAGTCGTCCGTCTCTCGGGAGAAACAGGACGCAGTGACCTGCAGCGGAAACACCAGCGCTGACCGTCCAATCAGCCTCAAG ACGGATAAGTCGGGTCGTCTCCTCCTGGAGACCCCTGATGACCTCCAGAACCTTCTGCTGCTGAGGAAGACCAAGAGGGAGCAGAAAGCTGCTGTGAGgaagcctgctgctgctccccctGCTGTCCAGACagtg CCGTATTATGTGGACGAAGACGACTTCTTTAAGGCCTGTGATCAGAAGCAGCTGCTGGTGATCGACAGGTACCTGTCCACAGGTGGAGACGTCAACGCCTGCGACACA ttccAGCATACAGGTCTGCACAGAGCGTCTGCTCAGGGTCACACAGAGGTCGTCAGTAAACTGATGGAGGCCGGACTGAACCTCCACAGCAGAGACAAG CTGCGGTCCACTTGTCTCCACTCTGCCTGTCGAGGAggacacctgtctgtcctcaaaCTGCTGCTGGAGCACGGAGCAGACCTGACTGCGACAGACAAG ctggaCAGCACTCCTCTTCATGTCTCTGTGAGAACCGGGCACTTCGACTGTGTTGAACACCTGATCAACTGTGGAGCTGAAATCAACACACAGGACAGA gagGGAGACACTCCTCTTCATGACGCTGTTAGACTCAACAGATGTAAAATCATCCAGCTGTTGTTGCTGCACGGAGCCGACACACACATCACCAACCAG gatGGACGTTGTCCTCTGGACGGCGTGTTGGAGTGGCAGAATGAAACAAAGACTCTCCTGGATGCACAGAacgacaggaagtga
- the LOC115571809 gene encoding ankyrin repeat domain-containing protein 1-like isoform X1, with protein MKPPHQLQYFLLLLLDADMEPQRPEPISWEDEGEEEEEEEEVIVQLEDGGYESSVSREKQDAVTCSGNTSADRPISLKTDKSGRLLLETPDDLQNLLLLRKTKREQKAAVRKPAAAPPAVQTVPYYVDEDDFFKACDQKQLLVIDRYLSTGGDVNACDTFQHTGLHRASAQGHTEVVSKLMEAGLNLHSRDKLRSTCLHSACRGGHLSVLKLLLEHGADLTATDKLDSTPLHVSVRTGHFDCVEHLINCGAEINTQDREGDTPLHDAVRLNRCKIIQLLLLHGADTHITNQDGRCPLDGVLEWQNETKTLLDAQNDRK; from the exons ACCTGAGCCAATCAGCTGGGAGGACGAgggcgaggaagaggaggaagaggaggaagtgatCGTG cagctggaggacggAGGCTACGAGTCGTCCGTCTCTCGGGAGAAACAGGACGCAGTGACCTGCAGCGGAAACACCAGCGCTGACCGTCCAATCAGCCTCAAG ACGGATAAGTCGGGTCGTCTCCTCCTGGAGACCCCTGATGACCTCCAGAACCTTCTGCTGCTGAGGAAGACCAAGAGGGAGCAGAAAGCTGCTGTGAGgaagcctgctgctgctccccctGCTGTCCAGACagtg CCGTATTATGTGGACGAAGACGACTTCTTTAAGGCCTGTGATCAGAAGCAGCTGCTGGTGATCGACAGGTACCTGTCCACAGGTGGAGACGTCAACGCCTGCGACACA ttccAGCATACAGGTCTGCACAGAGCGTCTGCTCAGGGTCACACAGAGGTCGTCAGTAAACTGATGGAGGCCGGACTGAACCTCCACAGCAGAGACAAG CTGCGGTCCACTTGTCTCCACTCTGCCTGTCGAGGAggacacctgtctgtcctcaaaCTGCTGCTGGAGCACGGAGCAGACCTGACTGCGACAGACAAG ctggaCAGCACTCCTCTTCATGTCTCTGTGAGAACCGGGCACTTCGACTGTGTTGAACACCTGATCAACTGTGGAGCTGAAATCAACACACAGGACAGA gagGGAGACACTCCTCTTCATGACGCTGTTAGACTCAACAGATGTAAAATCATCCAGCTGTTGTTGCTGCACGGAGCCGACACACACATCACCAACCAG gatGGACGTTGTCCTCTGGACGGCGTGTTGGAGTGGCAGAATGAAACAAAGACTCTCCTGGATGCACAGAacgacaggaagtga